In the genome of Gadus chalcogrammus isolate NIFS_2021 chromosome 21, NIFS_Gcha_1.0, whole genome shotgun sequence, one region contains:
- the LOC130374132 gene encoding L-rhamnose-binding lectin SML-like, protein MFSSLLRSALVLAAVCCLTYAESVITCEDRMQRLSCDQGVVSVLTVAYGRTDKQTCSEGRLPGQLANTACSQGGALETLANRCTGRRICEVDKTIFSDPCPGTYKYIQTTYTCLPANHVVGCEMSEVELSCDAGQTIALIGAFFGRADRTTCIYGRPEVQFNKITCFTPTANRVAAERCNGKNRCSIYALDSVFQDPCPTTIKYMELAYTCEYPL, encoded by the exons ATGTTCAGCTCTCTCCTGCGCTCAGCGCTCG TGTTGGCGGCAGTCTGCTGTCTTACATATGcag AGAGCGTCATCACTTGTGAGGATCGGATGCAGCGACTGAGTTGTG ATCAAGGAGTGGTCAGTGTGCTCACAGTGGCCTACGGACGGACTGACAAACAGACCTGCAGTGAAGGCCGGCTCCCAGGACAGCTGGCCAACACTGCATGCTCTCAAGGAGGCGCCCTGGAAACCCTTGCAAACAG GTGTACCGGCAGAAGGATCTGTGAAGTGGACAAAACGATCTTCAGTGACCCCTGCCCTGGCACCTACAAATACATCCAAACCACGTACACCTGCCTCCCTGCAA ATCATGTCGTCGGCTGTGAGATGTCGGAAGTGGAACTCTCCTGTG ATGCCGGCCAGACGATAGCGCTCATTGGAGCGTTCTTCGGGCGCGCCGACCGAACCACCTGCATATACGGTCGTCCTGAAGTTCAATTCAATAAAATCACTTGCTTTACTCCTACTGCGAACCGAGTTGCAGCTGAAAG GTGTAACGGTAAAAATCGTTGTAGTATCTATGCACTGGACTCAGTGTTTCAGGATCCCTGTCCAACGACCATCAAGTACATGGAACTGGCTTATACCTGTGAAT ATCCCCTCTGA
- the LOC130374133 gene encoding L-rhamnose-binding lectin SML-like gives MLSSLLRSALVLAAVCCLTSAETVITCEGRMQRLSCDQGVVSVLTVAYGRTDGQECSEGKPSGQLANIACSKTDALEALANRCNGRKVCEVDKTIFGADPCPGTHKYIQTTYTCLPAHHVVACEHSKAEVICDGGQTIALIGAFYGRADRTTCIYNVPDKKLNKIDCFAPTANQVVTERCNGSRCSVHAVNSVFQDPCSGTFKYMELAYTCQYPI, from the exons ATGCTCAGCTCTCTCCTGCGCTCAGCGCTCG ttttggcaGCAGTCTGCTGTCTTACAAGTGcag AGACCGTCATCACTTGTGAGGGCCGGATGCAGCGACTGAGTTGTG ATCAAGGAGTGGTCAGTGTGCTCACAGTGGCCTACggacggactgacggacagGAATGCAGTGAGGGCAAACCTTCAGGACAGTTGGCCAACATTGCATGCTCTAAAACAGACGCTCTGGAAGCCCTTGCAAACAG GTGTAATGGTAGGAAAGTCTGTGAAGTGGACAAAACTATCTTCGGTGCCGACCCCTGCCCTGGCACCCACAAATACATCCAAACCACGTACACCTGCCTCCCTGCAC ATCATGTCGTCGCCTGTGAGCATTCCAAGGCGGAAGTCATCTGTG ACGGCGGCCAGACGATAGCGCTCATTGGAGCGTTCTATGGGCGCGCCGACCGAACCACCTGTATATACAATGTTCCTGAcaagaaattaaataaaatcgACTGCTTTGCTCCTACTGCGAACCAAGTTGTAACTGAAAG GTGCAACGGTAGCCGTTGTAGCGTCCATGCGGTGAACTCAGTGTTTCAGGATCCCTGTTCTGGGACCTTCAAGTACATGGAACTGGCTTATACCTGTCAAT ATCCCATCTGA